GACAACGCACGGGATCTGGTCCGCCGGGCGGGAGGCAAACCGATCCGTGTCGCCAGCAAATCGGTGCGCTGCCGCGCGCTGTTGGAGCGGGTGCTGGCGCGCGACGGCTTCGCGGGGATCATGAGCTTCACGCTCCCGGAGTCGCTGTGGCTGGCGCGCGAGGGGTTCGACGACGTGCTGCTCGCCTACCCCTCCGCCGACCGGAACGGCTTCGCCACCCTGACCGGCGACCCCAAGCTGGCCGAGGCCGTGACCGTCATGGTGGACGACGTCTCCCAGCTCGATCTGATCGACAGCGTTCGCGCCGGGACCGAAGAGGTCCGGGTCTGCCTGGAATTGGACACCTCGCTGCGGATGCTCGGCGGGCGGGTGCGGGTCGGGGCGCTGCGCTCACCGCTGCGCGCACCGGAGCAACTGGCCGCGCTGGCGCGGGCGATCGCCGACCGCCCCGGCTTCCGGCTGGTCGGGCTGATGGCGTACGAGGGACATGTGGCGGGCGTGGGCGACGCGGTGCCCGGGAGCCCGCTGCGCTCGCGCGCCATCCGGCTGATGCAGTCCGTGGCGCGCCGGGAGCTCGCGGCGCGCCGGGCCGCGGCCGTACGAGCGGTGCGGGCGGTGGCGGACCTGGAGTTCGTCAACGGCGGCGGTACGGGCAGTGTGCAGCACACCGCCGCGGAGGACGCGGTGACCGAGATCGCCGCCGGGTCCGGGCTCTACCAGCCGCGGCTGTTCGACCACTACACCTCCTTCCGCGGCCGCCCGGCGGCCCTGTTCGCCCAGCCGGTGGTGCGCCGCCCCGGGGTGGGCGTGGTGACGGTGCTCGGCGGCGGCTATCCGGCGTCGGGCGCGGCGGGCCCGGACCGGCTGCCGGTGCCGTATCTGCCGGAGGGGCTGGTGTACGACTCGATGGAGGGGCCGGGCGAGGTGCAGACCCCGCTGCTGGGCACGGCCGCCGACGATCTGCTGATCGGCGACAAGGTGTGGTTCCGGCACGCCAAGGCCGGTGAGCTGTGCGAGCGGTTCGACACGCTGCGGCTGATCGAGGGGGACCGGGTGGTGGCCGAGGTGCCGACGTACCGGGGCGAGGGCAGGACGTTCCTGTGACCGATACCTCTCGAGCAACGACCGGAATGTGCCAGCCTAGATCGACCGGCCGTCGCCCGCCAGCGCCTCGATACCCTTGACGATCTTGTCCATGTCGCTGAGCGGCGGCGCCTTGTCGCTCTCGTCGAACCCGAAGCGCACCACGACCATCGTGTCCGGCATGGTGGGCGAGGGGAACGCCACCGACTGCACGATGCCGTCGTCGCCCTTCTTCGTCACCACCTTCCAGCGGACCAGATAGCCCTTCTCGCCCGCGACCTCGACCGCCGACGCCTTCAGCTGCTTGTGGGAGGTGATCCCGCCGTACGCCTTGCGGTCGGTGTCCTGGTCCGTGCCGTAGGACTCCTCGGCGTTCTGCGCGATGTCCTCCTCGGCTATGCCCTTGGCGGAGGTGGCCTTGTAGCCCTCGGCGGTCCGGGAGAAGGCGCCGCCGCGCACACAGTCGGTGGACGGGTCGCCCGGGCAGGGGTAGCGGGAGGTGGTGACGCCCGCGCCGCCGGAGCTGCTGCGCCCGGCCTGCCAGCCGGAGAGCACCGGCAGGCTGATGCCGTTGCCCTGGTCCGGGGCGGTGTCCGGGTCGTGGCTGGGCGGTGCGCTGGGGCTCTCGGTGGGCCCCTCCGAGGGGTTGTCCGGGGTGGGGAGGTCCGGGGCCGGGTCGCCGCCGTCGTCCGGCGCGGAGGTGCTGGGGGCGGGCCCGGTCTGGGCGTTCCCACCGCCGTCGCCGCCGCTGCCCAGCAGCACGATGCCACCGACGATCGCGGCGACGACGACGCCCACGGCGACGGAGAGCGCCGCGATTCTCGGGCCCCGCCCCCGGCTGTGGCCGTGTCCCCCCTGCCGCCCCGGCAGGTAGGGGGGCGGCGGCGGGCCGAAGGCCGGGTCCGCGGCGCCCGAGGCATCACGGGTGTACTCGGTCCAGGCCGAGCCGTCCCACCACCGTTCCATGGCGGGGCCGTTACCTGCGTAGCCGGGATCGGGGTACCAGCCGGGGGGCGTGTTCATGGTCACACGGTCAGCCTATGGCCAGGGGTGAGGTCCGTACACCGCGGATGGCAGGACTGCGCACCGGACTACAACGGCGTGACATATGCCCCGGCGATCCCGCCGTCCACGAGGAACTCGGCGGCGTTGACGAAGGACGCGTCGTCGCTGGCCAGGAAGGCCACGGCGGAGGCGATCTCCTCCGGCTCGGCGAACCGGCCCACCGGCACGTGCACCAGCCGGCGCTGGGCCCGCTCCGGGTCCTTGGCGAACAGCTCCTTCAGCAGCGGGGTGTTGACCGGCCCCGGGCACAGCGCGTTGACCCGGATGCCCTCGCGGGCGAACTGCACGCCCAGT
This genomic interval from Streptomyces asiaticus contains the following:
- a CDS encoding amino acid deaminase/aldolase, with protein sequence MSAAAADRARYDRATAHLEAPVAIVDLGAFDDNARDLVRRAGGKPIRVASKSVRCRALLERVLARDGFAGIMSFTLPESLWLAREGFDDVLLAYPSADRNGFATLTGDPKLAEAVTVMVDDVSQLDLIDSVRAGTEEVRVCLELDTSLRMLGGRVRVGALRSPLRAPEQLAALARAIADRPGFRLVGLMAYEGHVAGVGDAVPGSPLRSRAIRLMQSVARRELAARRAAAVRAVRAVADLEFVNGGGTGSVQHTAAEDAVTEIAAGSGLYQPRLFDHYTSFRGRPAALFAQPVVRRPGVGVVTVLGGGYPASGAAGPDRLPVPYLPEGLVYDSMEGPGEVQTPLLGTAADDLLIGDKVWFRHAKAGELCERFDTLRLIEGDRVVAEVPTYRGEGRTFL
- a CDS encoding DUF2510 domain-containing protein, whose translation is MNTPPGWYPDPGYAGNGPAMERWWDGSAWTEYTRDASGAADPAFGPPPPPYLPGRQGGHGHSRGRGPRIAALSVAVGVVVAAIVGGIVLLGSGGDGGGNAQTGPAPSTSAPDDGGDPAPDLPTPDNPSEGPTESPSAPPSHDPDTAPDQGNGISLPVLSGWQAGRSSSGGAGVTTSRYPCPGDPSTDCVRGGAFSRTAEGYKATSAKGIAEEDIAQNAEESYGTDQDTDRKAYGGITSHKQLKASAVEVAGEKGYLVRWKVVTKKGDDGIVQSVAFPSPTMPDTMVVVRFGFDESDKAPPLSDMDKIVKGIEALAGDGRSI